The following proteins are co-located in the Solanum pennellii chromosome 8, SPENNV200 genome:
- the LOC107026941 gene encoding probable transcriptional regulatory protein At2g25830 isoform X1, which produces MVYSSSSIRAFGSLLCRMSNGVYLKPHHSSTLRSIFLLSGNFSSSSSYSSSDIKVLPLELQSSNSVRKIWTSSPLCMGRRSCKIAGRKTAQDLKKAKLYSKIGKEIVSAVKKGGPSPISNTALAALIEKVKELDIPKDIVDRNVKRASEKGQEAFIEKIYEVYGYGGVGIIIEVLTDKVNRSVAAVREVVKDNGGKMADPGSIMFKFQRARVANVKVTDVDRDQLLTIALDAGAEDIIEPSMDEYDTEADSSESRVYKVVSSAENYPVILSKLQEEGIKFKPDNGSELLPTTPIEVDDEAMELNKELMSKLLELDDVDAVYTDQKY; this is translated from the exons ATGGTGTATTCATCTTCTTCAATTCGAGCTTTTGGTTCACTTCTCTGCAGAATGTCAAATGGGGTTTATCTTAAACCCCACCATTCTAGCACTCTCAGAA gtatttttttattgagtgGGAATTTTTCGTCTTCTTCATCGTATTCATCGTCTGATATAAAGGTCTTGCCTTTAGAACTTCAATCGAGCAATTCAGTGAGAAAGATTTGGACTTCCTCTCCTCTCTGTATGGGCAGGCGCTCCTGCAAAATTGCTGGTAGAAAG ACTGCTCAGGATCTTAAGAAGGCAAAGCTGTACTCAAAAATCGGGAAGGAAATTGTTTCTGC GGTTAAGAAAGGTGGTCCCAGTCCGATATCTAATACGGCTCTCGCTGCTCTGATCGAGAAAGTTAAGGAACTTGATATACCCAAAGACATCGTTGACCGCAATGTAAAGAGAGCTTCAGAAAAGGGACAAGAGGCTTTTATTGAGAAGATCTATGAG GTATATGGTTATGGTGGAGTTGGTATCATCATTGAGGTCTTAACAGACAAAGTAAATAGGTCAGTGGCAGCAGTTCGAGAGGTGGTGAAGGACAATGGTGGGAAGATGGCAGATCCAGGATCCATTATGTTCAAATTCCAACGTGCTCGGGTTGCTAATGTTAAAGTCACTGATGTCGACCGGGACCAGCTCTTAACAATTGCTTTGGATGCTGGTGCTGAAGATATCATTGAACCTTCAATGGATGAATATGATACAGAAGCAGATTCATCTGAGAG TAGGGTTTACAAAGTCGTGTCTTCTGCGGAGAACTATCCAGTAATATTATCAAAACTACAAGAGGaaggaataaaatttaaacCTGACAACGGATCTGAGCTACTTCCTACTACTCCAATTGAG GTAGATGATGAGGCTATGGAGTTGAACAAAGAACTAATGTCCAAATTACTTGAACTTGATGATGTTGATGCTGTGTATACAGATCAAAAGTATTAG
- the LOC107026941 gene encoding probable transcriptional regulatory protein At2g25830 isoform X2 — translation MVYSSSSIRAFGSLLCRMSNGVYLKPHHSSTLRSIFLLSGNFSSSSSYSSSDIKVLPLELQSSNSVRKIWTSSPLCMGRRSCKIAGRKTAQDLKKAKLYSKIGKEIVSAVKKGGPSPISNTALAALIEKVKELDIPKDIVDRNVKRASEKGQEAFIEKIYEVYGYGGVGIIIEVLTDKVNRSVAAVREVVKDNGGKMADPGSIMFKFQRARVANVKVTDVDRDQLLTIALDAGAEDIIEPSMDEYDTEADSSERVYKVVSSAENYPVILSKLQEEGIKFKPDNGSELLPTTPIEVDDEAMELNKELMSKLLELDDVDAVYTDQKY, via the exons ATGGTGTATTCATCTTCTTCAATTCGAGCTTTTGGTTCACTTCTCTGCAGAATGTCAAATGGGGTTTATCTTAAACCCCACCATTCTAGCACTCTCAGAA gtatttttttattgagtgGGAATTTTTCGTCTTCTTCATCGTATTCATCGTCTGATATAAAGGTCTTGCCTTTAGAACTTCAATCGAGCAATTCAGTGAGAAAGATTTGGACTTCCTCTCCTCTCTGTATGGGCAGGCGCTCCTGCAAAATTGCTGGTAGAAAG ACTGCTCAGGATCTTAAGAAGGCAAAGCTGTACTCAAAAATCGGGAAGGAAATTGTTTCTGC GGTTAAGAAAGGTGGTCCCAGTCCGATATCTAATACGGCTCTCGCTGCTCTGATCGAGAAAGTTAAGGAACTTGATATACCCAAAGACATCGTTGACCGCAATGTAAAGAGAGCTTCAGAAAAGGGACAAGAGGCTTTTATTGAGAAGATCTATGAG GTATATGGTTATGGTGGAGTTGGTATCATCATTGAGGTCTTAACAGACAAAGTAAATAGGTCAGTGGCAGCAGTTCGAGAGGTGGTGAAGGACAATGGTGGGAAGATGGCAGATCCAGGATCCATTATGTTCAAATTCCAACGTGCTCGGGTTGCTAATGTTAAAGTCACTGATGTCGACCGGGACCAGCTCTTAACAATTGCTTTGGATGCTGGTGCTGAAGATATCATTGAACCTTCAATGGATGAATATGATACAGAAGCAGATTCATCTGAGAG GGTTTACAAAGTCGTGTCTTCTGCGGAGAACTATCCAGTAATATTATCAAAACTACAAGAGGaaggaataaaatttaaacCTGACAACGGATCTGAGCTACTTCCTACTACTCCAATTGAG GTAGATGATGAGGCTATGGAGTTGAACAAAGAACTAATGTCCAAATTACTTGAACTTGATGATGTTGATGCTGTGTATACAGATCAAAAGTATTAG